The following proteins come from a genomic window of Armatimonadota bacterium:
- a CDS encoding terminase gives MSDVREIIRCSEDCAYFVEKYIRILDYRTQSALPFRLWPEQRRLLRIWQENPRTITLKSRQLGITWLALARMLWKCMLHPYEHGLVIAIDERFAVELVGRIKFMYRHLPEFLQVPVRRPESMGRIEWPELDSVIEAETSSTTAGTGGTYSIILLDEWAKHKFADEVWASVRPSVDQCELMIVSTAYGVGNLFHQQYVQAQRGENTLVPVFLPWHAKPDRDLAWYEEQARDLGRKVKQEYPETPEEAFLTSGSPVFDPAYLPEVCDEPLRDVPEELRIEGMKVYALPEPGYAYAFGWDSAQGFAGGDFCAGVGFCKQTGEQVLSFRAKISPEQFARVIDTVARIYRVAVHGVERNNHGYATVLKLKEMGTPNLYAQRDPLTGYRDPRRVGWLTTSATKPLLVDTFDELLRAGLVRIRCAELREELLVYQDEGNGKYGAPSGYHDDLAVAAFLAAIMLREVKTWKAGDIRFGSTLDIAPIG, from the coding sequence ATGTCGGATGTCCGCGAGATAATACGTTGTTCCGAGGATTGCGCGTATTTCGTCGAGAAGTATATCCGGATTCTCGATTACCGTACGCAGAGTGCTTTGCCGTTTCGTTTGTGGCCTGAGCAGCGCCGTTTGTTGCGCATCTGGCAGGAGAACCCTCGCACTATCACCCTCAAGAGCCGTCAGCTCGGGATTACCTGGCTTGCGCTTGCGCGTATGTTGTGGAAGTGCATGTTGCATCCTTACGAGCACGGGCTTGTAATTGCGATAGACGAGCGGTTTGCCGTCGAGTTAGTCGGGCGCATCAAATTCATGTACCGTCATCTGCCGGAGTTCCTTCAGGTTCCTGTGCGTCGTCCGGAGTCTATGGGGCGTATAGAGTGGCCTGAGTTGGATTCGGTCATAGAGGCGGAGACGTCTTCTACGACTGCGGGTACCGGCGGCACGTATTCAATTATATTGCTTGACGAGTGGGCGAAGCACAAGTTTGCGGACGAGGTGTGGGCGTCTGTGCGTCCGTCTGTAGACCAGTGTGAGTTGATGATAGTTTCGACTGCTTACGGGGTAGGCAATCTCTTCCATCAGCAGTATGTTCAGGCGCAGCGTGGGGAGAACACGCTTGTTCCCGTCTTTCTTCCCTGGCATGCGAAGCCGGACCGCGACCTTGCGTGGTACGAGGAGCAGGCGCGTGACTTAGGCCGCAAGGTCAAGCAGGAGTATCCGGAGACGCCGGAGGAGGCGTTTCTCACGTCCGGCAGTCCGGTATTCGACCCGGCGTATCTTCCCGAGGTATGCGACGAGCCTTTGCGGGATGTTCCGGAGGAGTTGCGCATAGAGGGGATGAAGGTTTATGCGTTGCCGGAGCCGGGGTATGCGTATGCGTTCGGCTGGGACAGTGCGCAGGGCTTTGCCGGGGGTGACTTCTGCGCCGGGGTCGGCTTTTGCAAGCAGACGGGGGAGCAGGTGTTATCGTTCCGTGCGAAGATATCTCCGGAGCAGTTCGCGCGTGTCATAGACACGGTTGCGCGTATTTACAGGGTTGCGGTGCACGGTGTCGAGCGCAACAATCACGGTTACGCGACCGTGCTCAAGCTAAAGGAGATGGGGACTCCGAACCTGTATGCGCAGCGTGACCCGCTTACGGGGTATCGCGACCCCCGGCGTGTCGGGTGGCTTACGACTTCGGCTACGAAGCCGTTGCTTGTAGACACGTTCGACGAGTTGCTTCGTGCGGGTCTTGTGCGGATACGCTGCGCGGAGTTGCGCGAGGAGCTTCTTGTGTATCAGGACGAGGGCAACGGCAAGTACGGAGCGCCTTCGGGCTATCACGACGACCTTGCTGTGGCTGCGTTTCTTGCCGCGATTATGCTTCGCGAGGTCAAGACCTGGAAGGCGGGGGACATACGTTTCGGCTCCACGTTAGACATTGCGCCTATAGGGTAG
- the dnaC-1 gene encoding replicative DNA helicase, whose protein sequence is MSEHIRNVHVEDAVIALLLRDPEAMLRYEMDAEMFTQPAALSVYERIRACIEQGIVPDRAMLATDLKMQEEYVEKVSSIVLQNPAETYVEKAREYMLRRRLLRASEELARAATSLQEMDPDDLAGFAQTVADSVSKGAAKARRAISRHELACVLFDALSTTQPREVAYTGIHAIDAILEGIEPKTLVVIAATPSTGKTVLMEQIANNLAKTGEICGVMSIETAADRLARRAIAAQTGISTVKMKSGELSEDDFAVLADIANIQHYGRIWYDDRSDVTDANFAMRVRALVSQTGAKNVFVDYLQLIGGQMSDNRRLQIDSVVNAAKELAKELGLRVFLISQLSRQASEYDDTKKRRPRMYHLKESSGIEQAADVIILLERDTSIGERETRFYIDKNRDGRVGSGLLWFDPVRMIFNSNDYTD, encoded by the coding sequence ATGAGCGAACACATACGCAACGTCCACGTAGAAGACGCTGTTATCGCGCTGCTGCTTCGTGACCCTGAGGCTATGCTCCGCTACGAGATGGACGCGGAGATGTTCACGCAACCGGCAGCGCTATCCGTGTACGAACGGATACGCGCCTGCATAGAGCAGGGCATCGTCCCGGACAGGGCGATGCTTGCGACAGACTTGAAGATGCAGGAGGAGTATGTCGAAAAGGTTTCGAGCATAGTGCTGCAGAATCCTGCGGAGACATACGTCGAGAAAGCGCGTGAGTACATGCTGCGCAGACGCCTGCTCCGTGCGTCCGAAGAGCTTGCACGCGCAGCGACGAGCCTGCAGGAGATGGACCCGGACGACTTGGCCGGGTTCGCTCAGACAGTAGCGGACAGCGTTTCGAAAGGAGCTGCGAAGGCACGCAGGGCAATCTCAAGACACGAACTTGCTTGCGTGCTTTTCGACGCACTTTCGACTACGCAACCGAGAGAAGTTGCATATACGGGAATACACGCAATAGATGCGATACTCGAAGGAATAGAACCGAAGACACTTGTTGTTATAGCTGCTACGCCTAGTACCGGGAAGACTGTTTTGATGGAGCAGATTGCGAACAATCTTGCGAAAACGGGTGAGATTTGCGGCGTAATGTCAATCGAGACAGCGGCAGACAGGCTCGCAAGACGCGCTATTGCTGCGCAAACCGGGATATCTACCGTCAAGATGAAGTCGGGAGAGCTGTCCGAGGATGACTTCGCCGTGCTCGCGGACATTGCGAACATACAGCACTACGGGCGTATCTGGTATGACGACAGGAGCGACGTCACGGACGCGAACTTCGCGATGCGCGTCCGTGCGCTTGTTTCTCAGACCGGCGCGAAGAACGTGTTCGTGGACTATCTGCAGCTCATCGGAGGACAGATGTCTGATAACAGACGGTTGCAGATAGATAGTGTCGTGAATGCTGCGAAAGAGCTTGCGAAGGAGTTAGGCCTTCGTGTGTTCCTGATAAGTCAACTCTCACGACAGGCGTCGGAATACGACGATACGAAGAAGAGGCGTCCGCGAATGTATCACCTGAAAGAGAGTTCAGGTATAGAACAGGCTGCGGATGTGATTATTCTTCTTGAGCGTGACACGTCTATCGGAGAGCGTGAGACACGGTTCTATATAGACAAGAACCGTGACGGAAGAGTAGGTTCCGGTCTGTTATGGTTCGACCCTGTCAGGATGATATTCAACAGTAACGACTATACAGACTAG
- the dnaN gene encoding DNA polymerase III subunit beta, whose translation MATVSREEIQKAVELVSVAMSKRPTAVFHESARIEVSGGRLRITGTDGAVFASRSIDCTVGDEWLRCVETDALTSSILQGNADSVSFEVQKNAVVVRCGGARVELPTLNDDAVPDVPEISGRKITADPQKLLDAIERTEFATNVAELANIRGSVWIGCGDDPASVAATDSYILAVYRMPLEGECPGVLVPRSMCGIVKKICALSTGSIEITVAESGTAKIESADSVVVISTHGTQYCKYSKVIESAPDKWVCVSAGELLQALDGCLPFARKDLDRVRLECRNAGNALKLCVAACGHTGSSFATGFDVEPEGSGGFAIILNRRYLHDAVKGCRTDKVNLYIEKEMQPVAVRPHGDAESYVCVIAPMEFSEWAEQAVNSWFEDAKDAVEK comes from the coding sequence ATGGCGACTGTAAGCAGGGAAGAGATTCAGAAGGCTGTAGAGCTGGTCTCTGTGGCTATGTCTAAGAGGCCGACGGCTGTGTTTCACGAGAGCGCAAGGATAGAAGTGTCCGGAGGGAGGCTACGGATAACAGGCACGGATGGGGCTGTGTTTGCGTCGAGAAGCATAGACTGCACCGTGGGAGACGAGTGGCTGCGGTGCGTGGAGACGGACGCGCTCACCTCTTCAATCCTCCAAGGCAACGCTGACAGCGTGTCTTTCGAAGTACAGAAGAATGCCGTTGTAGTCCGATGCGGAGGAGCGCGTGTAGAGCTTCCGACGCTGAACGACGATGCTGTGCCGGACGTTCCCGAGATATCCGGGAGGAAAATAACAGCAGACCCGCAGAAGCTCCTTGATGCGATAGAGCGGACGGAGTTTGCGACAAACGTAGCGGAGCTGGCGAATATCCGCGGGTCCGTGTGGATTGGATGCGGGGACGACCCTGCATCTGTAGCAGCTACGGATTCCTACATCCTCGCTGTATACCGGATGCCACTCGAAGGCGAGTGCCCTGGCGTTCTTGTCCCGAGGTCTATGTGTGGAATCGTCAAAAAAATCTGCGCTTTGTCTACCGGAAGCATTGAGATAACAGTCGCTGAGTCGGGGACTGCGAAGATAGAAAGCGCGGACAGCGTAGTCGTCATCTCCACGCATGGGACGCAGTACTGCAAATACTCGAAGGTCATAGAATCAGCTCCAGATAAATGGGTGTGTGTGAGCGCGGGAGAACTGCTTCAGGCTTTGGACGGATGCCTGCCATTCGCGAGGAAGGACTTGGACCGCGTGCGGCTGGAGTGCAGGAATGCAGGAAACGCGCTCAAGCTTTGTGTGGCCGCCTGCGGGCATACAGGAAGTTCCTTCGCAACAGGCTTTGATGTGGAGCCTGAAGGCTCCGGGGGGTTCGCGATAATCCTGAACAGGCGTTATCTACACGACGCTGTGAAGGGATGCAGAACAGATAAGGTGAATCTCTACATTGAGAAAGAGATGCAGCCTGTAGCTGTGCGCCCACACGGAGACGCGGAATCCTACGTATGCGTGATAGCGCCTATGGAGTTCTCGGAATGGGCAGAGCAAGCTGTGAACAGTTGGTTCGAAGATGCGAAGGATGCGGTGGAGAAGTGA